A window of Oryza glaberrima chromosome 2, OglaRS2, whole genome shotgun sequence genomic DNA:
CAACGAATAATGTAGAAATGtcatccaaacaaaaaaaattccacctCATCTGTTCTTGTTGAGAATGGTTATATGTACTGTGCTGGAGTTTTAAAACTGTTAGATCATCTGAACTTTCATTCCATCTCTATTTTGTTTCTGGAGGAAAAATGGTggcttgaaaaaaaatgaaacggaaTTTTTGAAATATGTTATCATCATCTCAATTAGatgaggtaaaaaaaatggGATGAGGTGGAGggaaaaaatgtataaatagagtgaaacaaaattaaaaaaagagaagagaaaaacaaatgTAAAAATAGATTGAGATaagaaaattgaaaaatagatgaggtaaaaatgtaaaaaatatattgaaataaaaaaatttagattgaaacaaaatttaaaaaatagaaggGCCCATCCGGGTTCGAACCGGAGACCTATTGATCTGCAGTCAATTGCTCTACCACTGAGCTATGGACCCTTGTGTGGTCAGTTGTTGGATagtaattacatatttaaggaAAAATGGGGCCAGCCACATCAGACACAAGTGTGGTGGTTGGTGTGGACGCCTTGCCGCCGTTGTGCAAGAGAGTACGGCCGCCGCATCTTTTCCTTCCATCTTTCTGGTGTTCTCCACACAGCTAGTGTCATATTATCATTTTATTTCGCATGCAGCTGCTCATTTTAGTACTAGAGCCGAGTTTAGATCAaactttcaaacttccaacttttctatcacattaaaattttcctgcacatacaaacttctaacttttccgtcatatcgtttcaatttcaactaaaatttcaattttgacgtaaactaaacacaccctaggaAACGACTCTCACCATCCTATCCCCTTCTGCCAGCtgaaaagagagaaggaagaacacAAACTAAGCTAACTACCCAATCCATCCTAAGACGTAAACATTTAAAATATGTGACATTGTATAGCGAGAGGTTATAATTgattaagaagaaaaaatagatAGAAAAATCAAATAGGGGATAGTTGTGAGTTGTAACTAGTTCAGATGAAAGGGATGGGTTAAGAAATACCTtacattttagaaaaaaaaaagtttcaaaaataactatattttggaatggaaagAATAGTTTACACCATGCACCAATCATACATCTGCTAAAGGAACTTgcggcctcatcttttcacttatacttatgcttatcagccaaaatttaaaatttcaaccttaaattttaagttgattttgaggttttttcatcgaagtttatttttcagcctttacttttacaTAGATAAGAgtacgtatataaaatttttgttcacttttttttttttttgcaaatataccgtTTCGCGATGGGTCTAATGATATATCCAAAGTATGTATAGCCTATATCCAATCCAACACGaggtcggtcggtcggtcggtccGGTGGTCACATAGTGCGGCACCGGCAGCAGCATTACAATCTCTCTCGTGTCTCGTGCATCCAGTTGACAAACGCAAGAACAGGCCAGCCAAACTAATTGACTCTTTATCACCTCTATCTTTCACTGTTTACTTGTAATAGAATGTACTTGAACTTGACATTGCCGTCCTCCCTTGTGTTTAGTTAGTACAGAGGAGGCATAGATAGATAGCATTGGCTGGACAGACTGCGATTGATGTGTGTCCATTATTCTTCATTTCTTCTACCTTGACAACTGCTTGACAGTTGACAAAACATTGCTCCTTGCTCCTTGCTTCCATTTGTCGGATGATCAGATCACTGCATCCCATGGTTTTCAACCCAACCACCGTGTTCCTTTCTTTCGGAGCCCACAGGAACAAGCAACCTCCCTGCTTCTCTTCAGATGCATTCCTTTTGTCTTCTGACCAACACGAGCTCCAGTAccaagatatactccctccatccttaaaaaaaaagtcatactCTGAGTATAAATCTAAACATGatacccagggtttgtctttttttggaacggagggagtagtatataactagggagtagtatataactaGTACTCTCTCGATtttgcttgcaatgtttgaccattcgtcttatttaaattttttttgcaaatatacaaaacgaaaagttgttcttaaaatactttggataataaagtaaaccacaaagaaaataaataataattctaaaattttttaaataagacgaatggtcaaacagtgcaaccaaaaaatcaaaatcccggGAGTACATAGTACAATGTTTTCCATGACAAAGATGCATCATGGCTAAACTAAGTCCATAAACGCCACTGCAATACCATGGGCTATTcacctttcttttatttttttgagttgATGAGCTCACTCAAGTCTGAACTGATACTACTTTTATAGCATCTTAAAAAGCTAAACTTAAGCAGTGTAGTAGTGCAAATTAAATGGACGATCTTCAGGTACCAACTCAATAATAAATCCCCaggttcttttttcttcctctaTATAATATAATAGGGTACGATCCGGATCCTTCATTCTCATACAACACcgcagatgcagatgcagcagATTCACAGTACACCACCATAACATTCATATTCTAATACTTAGTATGTAGAGGAGTTCCTAACATAGCACTGACATATACCTCAGCATCCAGCAACATCATTTCTCAAACAACTCTCTTCCTCTTACACCTACAGCAAGTTAGCGCATCGCGTTGCATTGCATGCTACCAAGCGCACTCACGGGGATTCGGGGAATTCCGTCAGTCAGAGATAGATATATAGGTGGTGCTCCTTCCTTCCAGCAATAATACACATTACTCGCGAATAGAGTTGATGTCGATGTTTGGAGTTCTTGAGTCCATCTGCCTCATCAACCCAGCCGACCATCCACCCATTGTATGATGCGGCATGTTGTGATCTGGCAGCGCCATTGTGGGGgtctcctcctcaccgccaaTTGGCTCTTCGTTATTCTCCGTCTCTTGCTCAGCTTTcgctttatttttctttgtccCACCATACATGAAGCTCCCCACTATCACCtatttcaaccaaaaaaaatataaaacaaaatgcGTAAGAACCAAACCAAACAGATATACACAGAAAACAGTGCATAACCTACTCATAACTGGTTGGTTACTTTGATGGGCAAAAAAGCTGATACAGGGTAACAGACAAGATAAGCTGCCATGTACCCCTTTTATTCAGTTCAGATAACAGCCAAACCATATGACACCAAAAGACCGAGATTGGTTGGATAACATAGCATATACAAACATGACTACCTGAACAGTTCCAGCTGCTGTCAGGACTCCACCTACACTCCCACCAATAACCCTGTGGTCAGGGCCACACAGAGCTATGCAGAGGCCTCCACTCCGGGTTCGCGAACCACCTTCCTCTATCACCAAATATGATCCAGACAGGCACAGGATTTCAAATCGACCCTGCCAAACCAATGGTAAACATAAGGGCCTATAAAGAATTAAGCTAGGCACAACAAGACCTACATTGTAAACTATGACCTACATTGCAAGTTTGACAATGGATATGGCAATCTTTGACTGCTAAAAGAAGTTCTCTACAAAGATAACTATGGAGCAAAAGTTCATCTAAAAGCAGTATCAAAGCCTTTTACTCAATTGAGGAACTATGGAAAATCCAAAATGAATGGAGACAAGTTGATTACCATTTCTAATGCAGCTCAGCACATGCAATAAGTATGGGTCAAAAAGAGGGATAAGAGGTTTAGTTTACCATTCTGAGTCAAAAGCAGGATAAAGGATCTTTTGCTATACCCAAGAGTGAAACATGAGGACAAAAGCATGAATATGGAAGTCCTGGCTACAATAATACTAAGAATCAAACAGGCCTACAAGCAGCGTACCTCATATGTAACCACACCACCAGAGTTTGAATCCTGATGAAGGGTTGCTGTGGATACAGCTCCTGTCGCTGAGATGATGCACACTGCCCTTGGGCCCTGTTGTGAGAAGGACATTATCCTGGCAGCAACATCCTGCATGGGATAGGAAAGCTATACTCACAGAACAACAAGGCATATATAACAACATGAAAAACTGTTTTTCATTTCCAGAGACTAACAAAAAAGATCAGATCCACTGTAGTTTTGGatcttaattagttttttttttagaactcatGTTAATTAGTTGGCATCCATCAGTTATCAGGCAAAGAATTGTAGTTCTTGCATAGGACTACTATGAGTTAAGACCACTGACTCCAAAAGATGAATCATCAACAGCTAAAAAGTACACCTTTGTAGGTTTGCACAACACACAGATGCTAGTGCAGCCTGAGACTACCAAATGATACTTAACTGTATATCCCAACTACCAGTTGTATACTGATGGGGGAAGCCACTACATGCCAATGATAgtgaagtgatttttttaatcaatagACAAGAGTTTGGTACATGTAGCAGGTTAATGAAGCATCATTTATTCAACAACGTCATCAGTATTAGTTATTACAACTGAAATTATTGGAAATGTGTTGCACTCGCAATCCAAAAAATAGTTTTGACGACAATTTGAGGTACTACATTCAAGCTATCACGACTCACATAATCAGAAAATCGTTGCGTTGAATAATAACAGAAAGTTCAACAAAGGTTACAACAGCATGATTCTTAGCTATTAGTATCCTTTGTATAACTTAACTTACCTCTCCTGGTGAAATAATAATCACATGAGGAGTAAAACCTGTTCCAACAGAACCAAGAAACCATTTTCCTGAAGAACACATTACAACATTTTATTAGATAGCAGGAACACAAAAAAACCCATTTCACgcataaaagaaaagaagaggaacaAAAGCTAGCCATGCATAGTCAATAGAAGTTTCTGATGTTGATTCAAGTAGTAAATCAGATTTTAGGAGTACATATACTAGTATTATCAGTACACATACCCCACCAAGTTCCCAACAACACCATAATGAGCGGGCATTGTGTTTGCATGATAACAGCCGTGGCCTCCAAAGACAATAGTAGGTAAAAAACAACCAACTAAGCTGGACAGGATACCATTTTCACATCTGATCCAGATACCCAATAGCATATCTAAGCTTAAGTTCATGATATAAGCAAGGAAATACGTAACATAAAAAGGTGGTCAGAATGTTTGCAGATCTAACAAGCAATACTATCATGCAAAATGTAAGGTAGCATGGAATCAAGAAGTTGACAAAATTCATTCAACAATCGGAAATCATCTACCACTAGTTTCTTAGTGCATTTCTGTTACCATATTAAACTACCCTTGCATTCGATCAATCATTACCATATAAACATACAACATGATCATGAAATTTGCTAGGTTGCAGGATCTCACCAAGAGAAGCCAACTGCTGCATCTTTCCAGACCCAGGTGGCCGCCCTCGGCCACGCTTCTCTGTAAGGGCACCAGACCCCGAACCCCCCGATCCTGCCCCCGACCCAAACCCTGAGCCTGGTGTGGTCACCATTGTACCCATCGCCGAGGTCGACGAGTGAGGCGTCGACGAAGACGGCGAGAGCCCCAGCGTGACCGCCCCATCAGGCTTATACTTCCTCGGCCTCCCCCGCTTCTTCTTCACCGGCTCATCCTGGCCAGCACCACTCCCCTGATCCCCTTTAGCATCCGCGCTCATTTCGACACCCATGCCAATGTCcataccaccaccaccgccaccactgccgTGCTGCGCGACAGGGGCTGAGGCATCAACATGGTGGTAACCCTGCGCAATGTGGGAACCCCCAATGTGAGGGGGCTGGAAAGGGTACCCCGCAGAGACTGCATCAAGATGCTGCCGATATCCACCGGGCGGCGGGCCGTGGAGCCCGGCCGGGTGCCCGGAGCCTCCCGGCACGCCAATGCCCCGGTGCTGCACATAGAAGGAGGAGAAGTTGGAGCCTGACGCCACTGTGGACTCCCTCCCATCCATTCATGGAATGGGAAGCTGCGCCacagaggaggaaggaggaggaactCACGCGGCCACCCACAACCACAAGCACAACCAAGGTGGCAACTTTCCTTCACTATTCGAGATTAGATTCCTCCGAAAGCTATCGGAGGCGAAGCAAATGGACGCAAGAATATCAATCTCGGAGAGAGATCTCTTCTCCACCGACTCCCGAACACAAAAACCgcagtttgtttgttttgtttttttttctctcctcgaGAAACGAGGCGAGATCAGATCGAGCAGCGACGGGAGATCTCGACTCTGAACAAGGCGGTGAAATCTCCAGGCAGCAAAAGATTGGAACCAAACGCGAGAAAGAGAcgggcagaaaaaaaaaacccgatcTTTCGCAGGGAAAGAAGGGGCGAAAAGGATGGGATTTGCGCGAGGTCGAGAAGGGATGGATACACAGAGAGATAGagtctgcggcggcggaggcggcgaccgcgggcggcggcgggatccgagaggcggtggaggggggagaggagtgaTCCAATCGAAATGGCGATGGATGGGGGAAATGGGAGATAGCTAAAACCCTAGCGGAGGGGGATCACAGGAGAGAGGAGcccaagaga
This region includes:
- the LOC127763659 gene encoding AT-hook motif nuclear-localized protein 9-like gives rise to the protein MDGRESTVASGSNFSSFYVQHRGIGVPGGSGHPAGLHGPPPGGYRQHLDAVSAGYPFQPPHIGGSHIAQGYHHVDASAPVAQHGSGGGGGGMDIGMGVEMSADAKGDQGSGAGQDEPVKKKRGRPRKYKPDGAVTLGLSPSSSTPHSSTSAMGTMVTTPGSGFGSGAGSGGSGSGALTEKRGRGRPPGSGKMQQLASLGKWFLGSVGTGFTPHVIIISPGEDVAARIMSFSQQGPRAVCIISATGAVSTATLHQDSNSGGVVTYEGRFEILCLSGSYLVIEEGGSRTRSGGLCIALCGPDHRVIGGSVGGVLTAAGTVQVIVGSFMYGGTKKNKAKAEQETENNEEPIGGEEETPTMALPDHNMPHHTMGGWSAGLMRQMDSRTPNIDINSIRE